In Leptospira congkakensis, one DNA window encodes the following:
- a CDS encoding copper chaperone PCu(A)C yields the protein MKLKKIIILLLISTPLFSKDLTIENAYIKYTSSSTSVVYLSLVNSSTVEKKLIQAKSNIADRVELFTMLPSEQGMKMIPISEIFIPKKNSVHLTPRGFHIMLFGIKSPLKLKEFIPFRFVFSDGSEIQTNIPIEKNSPNKDFNNKTLTTTFKNGTANNSPLNLDETDMSNYEPNQTNNSTNINYSEHDHSNHLGHENHNRADMLAPAGIMNPHIHEPGKWMIDYRYMGMKMWGLQSGTRGQSDLGTLYTPYTDPTVQMPTGSLITSSPIGTTIPIISPNKYNYMSVPTDMVMEMNMVSAMTSISDKWMIMFMVPAVKNRMTMVSSNFDRAPMSSAGIGDVSFSTAYRLIKTEHQNFFTGMGISLPTGSIDERDNMPMMGKQKVPYNMLPGSGTYSLLPQISYNGNYKKISWGVQSQANLRIGKNDNNYRFGNRYEISGWLSFLIHESTSFSLRVAKQRWLNLQGMDATLDPKMDPQNDPYRQGGMRSDLLIGVNFLVTSGVLQGTRFGFEYGKPFHQNLNGPQLATRELINVFASFTF from the coding sequence ATGAAACTTAAAAAAATAATCATTTTACTTTTAATCTCCACTCCATTATTTTCCAAAGATTTAACAATAGAAAATGCATATATCAAATATACATCCTCATCTACTTCTGTTGTTTATCTTAGTTTAGTGAACTCGAGTACAGTCGAAAAAAAACTAATCCAGGCAAAATCAAACATTGCAGATCGTGTAGAACTATTTACAATGTTACCTTCTGAACAAGGTATGAAGATGATTCCTATTTCAGAAATCTTCATTCCCAAAAAAAATTCAGTCCATCTCACTCCGAGAGGGTTCCATATCATGCTCTTCGGAATCAAGTCTCCTCTAAAACTAAAAGAATTCATTCCCTTTCGGTTTGTTTTTTCCGACGGGTCTGAGATTCAAACAAACATTCCAATAGAAAAAAATTCACCTAACAAAGATTTTAACAATAAAACGCTAACTACGACATTCAAAAATGGAACAGCAAACAATTCTCCACTGAATTTAGATGAAACGGATATGTCGAATTATGAACCAAACCAAACAAATAATTCAACAAACATAAATTATTCGGAACATGATCACTCAAACCACCTAGGACATGAAAATCATAATCGTGCTGATATGTTAGCTCCTGCAGGGATCATGAACCCACACATTCACGAACCAGGAAAGTGGATGATCGACTATCGTTATATGGGAATGAAGATGTGGGGATTACAATCAGGCACACGAGGCCAATCGGATTTAGGTACGTTATACACACCTTATACCGACCCTACTGTTCAAATGCCCACCGGTAGTTTGATTACAAGTTCTCCTATTGGAACAACAATTCCAATCATTTCACCTAACAAGTACAACTACATGTCCGTTCCAACAGATATGGTTATGGAGATGAATATGGTGAGTGCCATGACGTCTATTTCAGACAAATGGATGATTATGTTTATGGTGCCTGCAGTCAAAAATAGAATGACAATGGTATCTAGTAATTTTGATCGTGCACCTATGAGTTCCGCAGGCATCGGTGATGTTAGTTTTAGTACTGCTTATCGACTTATCAAAACAGAACATCAGAATTTTTTTACCGGGATGGGAATTTCTCTTCCAACTGGATCTATTGATGAAAGAGACAACATGCCCATGATGGGAAAACAAAAAGTTCCTTATAATATGTTACCAGGATCAGGAACGTATAGTTTGTTACCTCAAATTTCGTATAACGGAAATTATAAGAAAATTTCTTGGGGAGTCCAATCACAAGCCAATTTAAGAATTGGAAAAAATGATAATAACTACCGCTTTGGAAATCGATATGAAATTTCTGGTTGGTTATCTTTCTTAATACATGAAAGTACGTCATTTTCACTTCGTGTAGCAAAACAAAGATGGTTGAATCTACAAGGTATGGATGCAACACTTGATCCCAAAATGGATCCACAAAACGATCCTTACCGTCAAGGTGGAATGCGAAGTGACCTCCTTATCGGTGTTAACTTTTTAGTCACATCCGGAGTTTTACAGGGAACTCGTTTTGGTTTTGAGTATGGCAAACCATTTCATCAAAATTTAAATGGACCTCAATTGGCAACAAGAGAACTGATCAACGTTTTTGCTTCTTTTACTTTTTAA